TGTGATTCTTGGCTTGGGCTTGGCTGTGGTTTTCTCTTGGCGGAGACTCTGGGTTCTTGGTTTTAGCTGTGGATCTCTTTTGGCTGAGGTTCTAGGCTTGGACTTGGCTGTTGAATTCTCTTGGCTGAGGTTCTAGGATTGGTCTTGGCTGTAGAATTCACTTAGCTGTGGTTCTGGGCTTTGGTCTCGGCTGTGGTCTCCTCCTGGTGGTGAATCTCGGCTGGGTTCTGGCTGTGGATGGCTGAGGGGTGATCTAGGAATCCGTTGTGCTGAGCAGAATGAACTGTAGTAGAAGACAAAGGTAGAAGAGGATTACTGTTCAGAGAATTCAAATCTGACCTCCGAGTTCTAGGCAAAAATAGCGAAACTTGACTTGGTCGGCTGGAGAGTCACTAACTTGGTAGTCATATAACAATCCGGCATCGAATGAGTGTCTGAACCGGCTTTTTATTGTCGGAGATGTGTAATGATGAATCGGAGACAGCTGCTCAGCCAGAGCTGCACCCTTGATGAGGAGAGTGGCCTCAGCTGAAGCTGAAGCCACTCTGACCTACTtaggagagcgagagagagagagatggaccAAAGCACAGCATAGACAACAGGAACATGGCACCAAACAAAGCCTGGCACATAATAAAATAAGGCAGCAGACAAAAACCTGACCAGGCAGGACGAGAGTCATgacatgaagtccactttggctcaaacaacgacgaatggtgcgatctgacactgatgtaccttggccttggagttcacctttaatttctttggaggttgctctgggctctttggatacaattccaacgatccgtctcttcaatttgtcatcaattttcctcttgcggccacgtccagggaggttggctactgtcccgtgggtcttgaacttctgaataatatgagccactgttgtcacaggaacttcaagctgtttagagatggtcttatagcctttacctttaagatgtttgtctatcattttttttcggatgtcctgggacaattctctccttcgctttttgttgtccatgttcagtgtggtacacaccttttcaccaaacagcagggtgactacttgtctccctttaaataggcagactgactgattatgagtttggaaacacctgtgatgtcaattaaatgacacacctgagttaatcatgtcactctggtcaaatagttttcaatcttttatagaggtaccatcatttttgtccaggcctgtttcattagtttgtttttttaaataattatgttaatcaacaattcaaaagtaatggctgtttttgattatttaattttcaataaatttttatttattgttacttttgtgagtttcaagtgatttcagtgagaattgtgggtttttccttctttaactgaggggtaccaacaattttgtccacgtgtgtattattTGTATTCGTATTATTGAttaatatggagcagaaaattgtaaaagagaaggtcatttttttcaaatattttggagcccaaatgtcctccaattgtGGAATGACCCATAGCATAACTGAGCATAAATACAATTCTACAATATTCTATAATATGACTTTTTTCTTGCATTGCCCTAAATTACAAGTTCAGTTAAtggggaactttggttttttttaacctggggtctgttttcatatgtcatttcatacatgtgagtgatggagaaatgaattttcaacataccTCCAGTATTtcgccaggcaggcagcttagcagctcagctagcagctcagctagcgaaaagaatggggcaacttgccccccccccccccccgcttcaaagtccgccctaacatgcttttttccccacactgaccggcttggatagtctcaacgagtgtcccacaacatactagaaaTGAGAAGTGAACGAGAACCTGTACATTACCTGGTGATCACTCTTTGTTGTGGGACACTTCTTGGGGGGGGGCAaattgccccatacttttcgctagctgagctgctagctgagctgctaagctgcctgcctggctaaatactggagctatgtcgaaaattcgtttctccatcactcacatgtatgaaatgacatatgaaaacagaccccaggttgaaaaaaaaccgaAGCTCCCCTTTAAAGTCATAGTTTTTTCACAAATAGTGTCAACATTTGGGGGAATCATGTGTCTAGCTGCTACTTCCCAGTGTGATCTGTCATTGCTGcatgctgcagacacacaccatCATGTCCCTGTGGTAATATCACAAGAATATTACAGGAGCGCTATAGTGATTTCCATTAAGGGCAGTGGGCGGCGCGCACACTCAGCCCCGTTTCTTATAGCGCGTATACGTGAGTGCGCGTCCACAGTCATCCAACCAGCCAGCGGAGCCCGCACTCCTCAAACCAAACCCGAGCCGAACCAAGCCGTGACGAACCTCAGCGATTCGAGCCCTGCCGCTCCACTCAGAGGCAGGAAAGGCGGAATGATGACCTCTTAGCGCATCTTTACGCACCGTCCGTCCCCGCTTCAACCCACTTTCTGCCGCTTTGCGTTGAATTCGCTCGCCGAGACCATGGACACGGCAGTTCTACGGACCCATATTATCATCTGCCAGCTGATCCTTTTCAGCCAAATAGGTAAGAAACTGTGTAGGGGCAGTCACGGATTTAATTGCCTGTGGTGGCTGACATGTGATGCCGTGGACGTGTTGGTGAAGACTGAGCGGTGCGTCTGTTTCATCCCCTCCGATATTCTGCACACTTTCAGGCTGGCTTTCAAAAAATCTGCAGTCGGCGGCAAAGAGACGAATTGTAGATGTAGATTTATTGAAACGCTCATTTCAGATGGGGGGGATTTGCAGAACAGGAGAGGCTAGAGAGTGTTTGTGCCCACTCAAATTTAGTTTCAGGGGAATCATCGCAGGACGTGAAGGATCATCATGCTCCGAACATGTTGAACggcttttttttatctttttacaaacacaagttaaataaaatgtgccGTGCAGTGTGACAGTGTTGTGTGAGTGCTGGTCTTTGTGTTTAAACAGCTCCCACAGACTCTGTTCAACTTATCTGATAAAGGTTCAATGATGTTGTCATCGACGCGCTGTGCTTCTCCATTGCAAACATGCTTGGCTTCCTTGTGTGCCAAACGGTGTATATTCCATTATATCCACATTATATTCTCAGGAAGCACTAAAATATGATTGGAGATGTGTCACTGTTAATTAGGCATAAATAGTATCACATCATTCTGCATAAATCTTTGCTTTATGTGTCTTTTCTAGTTTAACTAATGGACAAATCCATGTTGTCATCGTTTACTCACAGGTCTAAAAATTCACAATAACCACCTGAATGTTTTTCTGATAAACTTCAGTGTCTGTTTTGACCCTTCAGTGTCAGGCTTCTGCATTATGTTGGAAGAGTTTGGTAAAAATACATCCACGCCAGATAGTTGTCAGTAGAGCGGATGTTAAATCCCAGATCCCTTCAGTCAGGACATCTGAGAACAGGACTGGATGCAGATTTGAGTAACAGGTGGGGAAGTAAAACAGATGTAACCAGAAATCTATACATCAGACAAGAATGAAAAAATAGGATCGGACATAAATAAACGTGCTGTCCTTCAGGCGGGATCAAGGTGAATCATCACTTTAAGACACATCAAAACCAGGCCAGTAGCCGAgctgttatttacagtttctgagCTGTCAGTGTTTCAAGTAGAAGTTAAAACCCTCTAATCAGGTCAGTCTGTCAGTGTAATCTAGTGCCGACATATGTTATTGCTtcaaatttattggaaaaaattaATCAATGGAGCTTGAGACATTAAATTTCTGTCAGTTCTGgtgtcagtttaaaaaaaaatgaaatagctTTCTTGTATCAGAATTGCAAAGTCAATTTTGATCTCACTTAATGCTTTTCAAATGAAAGATGCCAGAATCAAATCAGTGTGACATGTCCAGTTCATGAAACATGACACAGACAGCAGTAGAGCTTCACTGATGAATTGACAATCAGGTCAATATATCAACCAGTGGCTCATCATATCAGGAATACATATGTTGGCCAGAAGCTAAGAGGAAACCACGGGACAGATGTGCCAAAGATATGTTTGACTGAGTTTGAAATGGTGACACCAATACATAAGCTACCATTCAAAGGTtagaggtcacccagacaatttcatattttccatgaaaactcacacttttattcatgtgctaacataattgcacaagggttttctaatcatcaatgagcctttcatcaccattagctaacacaatgtagcatcagaacacaggactgatggttgctggaaaggttcctctgtacctctatggagatattccattaaaaaacagctgtttacagcgagaatagtcatttaccacattaacaatgtctacactggatttatcattcatttaatgttatcttcaatgaaaaaaaaatgtagccgcaaggggacacaagccagtgtcttattgtgccggtcccaagcccagataaatacagagggttgtggcaggaagggcatccgacgtaaaactttagCCAAATCAAATatgcaaatcaaatgtatgactccataccggatcggtcgaggcccgggttaacaacgaccgccatcggtgctgtcaacctacagggtgccggtggaaagtggactactgttggtcgaaggaggaggggaggaaggtgtgtgtTGCACACTTAACTGAGGACATAAGTCAGTGTGTCTTTTGATGGGTTTATTTtctgtaaacaacaacacaaaacataaaTGCTGTGCTGCGGATCTGGgctgtctgtctgctttttCATGGTGCAGCAGAAGCTGCTTATTCTACACAACATCTCGCACATATTCATTAaaaccaaaatacaaaatgtacaaaaatctCTTTAGCCTCACAGTAGTAAACACAGTAGTTCTCAATTAGCTAAATTCAAATccatggctgtgtccgaaatcgcatactaacgtactacatactacattctcaatgagtatatactgtatactacgtactataagtatgattagaatgccgaccgttcacactgtagtatactactccgtttcccataatgcatttcaaacctccaacGACAAAAaacggaagtacggctatcaaatatctcggctgaatgccggcttcaggtcgattttacgctaacaaacagtcgcataattaatgtggcaatttcaagccggcactcctcatgcagttattagccagattatgcgaatcgtttcagttgtagctgcaggctactcaAGGTAGCTGccacttgttctgtatgcaaagcgagctgctgcaactagctgctagcattcagtagcacgttgtgagacgtctgacaaatttaaaacgttggtcagaaaacgcctatttctcaaatctgtggggtgattaggatgactacttaaccacataaaataaaataaaaatcgccgcggtccggccacatatcccacGGAGCCTTGCATTTcagtggatagctcgcaaagcattatggggcagttgagtatgactagtgtggtcaccgcgcatacttaaaatttttccggatatagtatacatccaggtatttctcgcgtactcaatctattcatactatccagtgtgaacgcactacatacttattttgacgtcacatttagtatgagtaatacgttagtatgcgatttcggacacagcccatGTGTCGCCCCCGCGCTTGCGCTAGCATGCCACCCCAGCCTAGCCTAGCCTCTGACTGGCAACCGACAAATCACTCTCAATTACACCGGGTGGGAAAACACGGCCAAACTGTCCCACCAGCAAAGCAACCATGactcacattcatacaccaCTGCCCTCAACACATAcctgtaaacaacaacacaaaacataaaTGCTGTGCTGCAGATCTGGGTTGTCTGTCTGCTTTTTCATGGTACAGCAGAAGCTGCTTATTCTACGTGGCAGCGGCCTAAGTCCCTTGAGAGCAACTCCCTCTTGTGGCGGGCTGTATGAATTGCATCTAAAGCAAATCTCACTGTGTGGCTCAGAAATAATGTACAGTaggagaaaagacaagaaaataataaaaaaaggaaactgaagATGAATAGCACAATATTATTaccaattaaatacattttgaaggGGTGGCCTATTTTACATCAGTATTTTCATATCCCCACATGTGCTCGTAGGAAGAgcgagaagaggaacaccaagagtctaggattgagagtagggactttgaatgttggaactatgacaagAAAAGGTAgtgagctggttgacatgatgcagaggaggaaggtggacatactgtgtgtccaggagaccaggtggaaaggtagtaaagctagaagtttaggagcagggttcaagttgttctgccatggtgtagataggaagagaaatggagtaggagttatcttgaaggaggagtttgttaggaatgtcctggaggtaagaagagtgtcagatcgagtgatgagcctgaagctagaaattgaaggtgtgatgttcaatgttgttagtgggtatgctccacaggtaggatgtgagcgggaggagaaggagaaattctggttggaacttgatgaagtgatgcagagcatccctataAGTGAGAGAgctgtcattggtgcagacttcaatggacatgttggtgcaggaaacagagatgatgaggaggtcgtgggcaggtttggtatccaggagaggaatgcagaaggacagatggtggttgactttgcaaaaaggatggaaatggctgtagtgaatactttcttccagaagagacaggaacatagggtgacctataagagtggaggtaggagcacacaggtagactacatcttgtgtagacggtgtaatctgaaggagatcagtgactgcaaagtagtggcaggtgagagtgtagccagacagcataggatggtggtgtgtaggatgaccctggagGTGAAGACGATGAAGAgagcaaaggcagagcagaggaccaaatggtggaagctgaaaaaggaagagtgttgtatgactttcaggaaagagttgagacaggctttggatggtcaggaggtgcttccagatgactggacaacgacagcaaatgtgatcagggagacaggtcggagagtacttggtgtgtcatctggtagGAAAGgggataaggagacttggtggtggaatgaggaggtacaggagtggatccagagaaagaggttagctaaggagaagtgggacactgagaggactgaagagagtagacaggagtacagggagatgcagcataaggtgaaagtagaggtggcaaaggccaagcAAGGGGCTTAcaatgacttgtatgctaggttggacagtaaggagggagagactgacctgtataggttggcaaggcagagagacagagataggaaggacgtgcagcaggttagggtgataaaggataaggacggaagtgtgttgacaggtgccaatagcatgatgggaagatggaaagagtactttgaagagttgatgaatgaggaaaatgagagagaacgaagagtagaagaggtgactgttgtggaccaggaagtagcaaagattagtaaggatgaagtgaggagggcattgaagaggatgaagagtggaaaggcacttggtcctgatgatatacctgtggaggtatggaagtgtctcggagagatagcagtagagtttctgactgggttgttcaacaggatcttagatagtgagaagatgtcCGAGGagtggaggagaagtgtgctggtgcccatctttaagaacaagggagatgtgaagagttgtggcaactacagaggaataaagttgatgagccacacgatgaagctatgggaaagagtagttgaagctagactaagggcagaggtgaacatctgtgagctgCAGTATgctttcatgccaagaaagagtacagcagatgcaatatttgctttgaggatgttgatagagaagtacagagaaggtcaggaggagctgcattgtgtctttgtagatctggagaaagcttatgacagggtgcccagataGGAACTGTggtttgtatgaggaagtctggagtggcagagaagtatgttagagtggtgcaggacatgtatgaggactgtaagacagtggtgaggtgtgctgtaggtgtgacagaggagttcaaggtggaggtgggactacatcagggatcagctctgagccccttcttgtttgctatggtgatggacaggatgacagatgaggttagacaggagtctccatggactatgatgtttgcagatgacattgtgatctgtagtgagagcagggaacaggtggaggagaagctagaggcgtggaggtttgccctggaaaggagaggaatgaaggttagtcgcagtaagacggagtatctgtgtgtgaatgagaggaacccaagtggaagagtgaggttacagggagaatagatcaagaaggtggaggattttaagtacttagggtcaacagtacagagcaatggagggtgtggaaaagaggtgaagaagcgtgtacaggcaggctggaacggctggagaaaagtgtcaggtgtgatgtgtgatagaagagtttcagctaaaatgaaaggaaaggtttacaaaactgtggtgagaccagccatgttgtttggtctggaaaCAGTGTCCCTGGGTAAAAGACagaaggcagagctggaggtagcagaactaaAGAtg
This is a stretch of genomic DNA from Acanthochromis polyacanthus isolate Apoly-LR-REF ecotype Palm Island chromosome 1, KAUST_Apoly_ChrSc, whole genome shotgun sequence. It encodes these proteins:
- the LOC127534762 gene encoding uncharacterized protein LOC127534762, whose protein sequence is MNSTILLPIKYILKGWPILHQYFHIPTCARRKSEKRNTKSLGLRVGTLNVGTMTRKGSELVDMMQRRKVDILCVQETRWKGSKARSLGAGFKLFCHGVDRKRNGVGVILKEEFVRNVLEVRRVSDRVMSLKLEIEGVMFNVVSGYAPQVGCEREEKEKFWLELDEVMQSIPISERAVIGADFNGHVGAGNRDDEEVVGRFGIQERNAEGQMVVDFAKRMEMAVVNTFFQKRQEHRVTYKSGGRSTQVDYILCRRCNLKEISDCKVVAGESVARQHRMVVCRMTLEVKTMKRAKAEQRTKWWKLKKEECCMTFRKELRQALDGQEVLPDDWTTTANVIRETGRRVLGVSSGRKGDKETWWWNEEVQEWIQRKRLAKEKWDTERTEESRQEYREMQHKVKVEVAKAKQGAYNDLYARLDSKEGETDLYRLARQRDRDRKDVQQVRVIKDKDGSVLTGANSMMGRWKEYFEELMNEENERERRVEEVTVVDQEVAKISKDEVRRALKRMKSGKALGPDDIPVEVWKCLGEIAVEFLTGLFNRILDSEKMSEEWRRSVLVPIFKNKGDVKSCGNYRGIKLMSHTMKLWERVVEARLRAEVNICELQYAFMPRKSTADAIFALRMLIEKYREGQEELHCVFVDLEKAYDRVPR